GAGGAGGAAGTACGGCAGCTCCAACAGGATATTGTGCATCAAAAGGAAATTCAGTTTCTGATGAGTGGCTAAACCGAGTAGTTTTTGGTTCTATTGATAATACATCTGGTGCAAATGGTGGATATAAAGATTATACTAACCTTAGCACAACAGTAAGCAAAGGCAGCAGTCAGAACATTACTATCTATCCATCTTGGGCTGGTAGTACGTATAGCGAAGCCTACACTGTTTTTATTGACTGGAACAGAGACGGAGATTTCGACGATGCTGGAGAAACAGCTTTTTCTCGCTCAGCAACTACATCAAGTTCTGTAAGTGGAACAATCAGTGTACCTGCTACGGCTTCTACTGGAACAACTCGTATGCGTGTGGCAATGAAATACAATGCTAATTCTTCACCTTGTGAAACATTTTCTTACGGAGAAGTAGAAGATTATCATATCAATGTTACTGGAACAGCTAAAATTTCTACTAGAAATACTAAGGAAGAAACAACTATTCAAAGTAGAGTAAATGAGTTTACTATCTTCCCAAATCCAACTTTCCAAAATGCAACACTTCAATTATCAGTAGTTGAGGCGCAAAACGTAACAGTTCGTATGTTTGATGCACAAGGGAAAGAAGTTTCTCGTCAAAATGTTTTTGTAAATGGAAATGAGGAAATTACACTTCCTACACAAAAATTAAAGACTGGTCTTTATATTGTAAAAATCATTGGAGAAGATTTTAACTTTACACACAGAGTAGTAAAGAAATAGATAAAAAATTATCTTAGTGAATAAGACAAACACCTTGCTTTTTCTTGAAGTGAGGTGTTTTTTAATCTTATTGGATTTTCTCTTCTCTCTCACGGACATATAGCAGATTATATTGATGTTCGGACTGGGTTTGTTTTTTAAAGGTAAGTTATTAAAAAGGGCATCTTACCATTCAATCTCTAAACTTGGTAATAATTCTTGTAGCCTTTCTTTTTGTTCAGGAGTTCTATTACAACCTCTGATAGTAAATGATTTTAGTTTTGTTAGCTTCTGGAAGTCATCTGGAATAGGTGGAAGTATTGTGCCAAAGTCAAAAAATAGCGTTAGATGTTCTAAGTTAGTCATTTCAAAAATCAGAGGTGGAAACTCATCAAACCTAGTATCTGCAAGGGTCAAACTATAAATATTTTCTGCATTCTTGAGGTTTTGGGGTAGGGCATCGGTATTTGGAACAGACAATGAAAGAATTGTGAGATTTTTAAGTTCTCCAATTTCTTTTGGTAGGTTTGTATTAGATTCTCCTCCTACTAATTGACCCCAAAGAATCAAGAATTTTAAATTTTGTAACTTCTTTATGTTGGGCGAAATGTATTTGAGATTATTATTTCCTAATGTCAATTCTTGTAACTGCTCCAATTCAAAGATAACTTCTGGAAGTGTGTCTATTTTATTATTTGATAAAGACAATCTAGTAAGGTTCTGAAATTTTGATAGTTCTTTGGGTAGAGTTTTGATATTTGTTTCTGAAATATATAAAGATTTTATGTGTTGAAATTTTTGAATATTTGATGGTAAGACAGAATCTTTAGCGTCACTAATAAACAAACTACTATCTTGTTGCCAATTTTTATTTGTTTTTATACCGTGTTCTAGCCTTTCTTCAAGCGTTCCATCATAGCCAATACTAGTTCCATACTTTTTTATACTTTCTTGATGTTCATAAATATTATAGACAAGCGAACAACAAATTAATACACAAAGACTTGCAAAAATAATAGAGTATGACTTCCGAAACTGAACTAAAAATTTCTTCTTTAAGATAAAAAAAACAGCGTATGAAGCAGCTATGATACAAGAAGCTACTCCTGTTATCAAGAGTAACAGGACATCAGAGAAAATACTATGGAAAAGTGCTTTACCAATGAACATACGAAAAATGATAGAAGCTATCATTACCAAAGCAAAAGCACTAAAAATTATGATAATGTCTCTTTTGTATTCTTTCATACTGAGTAAGTATAATTTTTTTGAATAAAAAAAACCCTTTCAAACATTTACAAATAAAATTTAAAAGGGTTTTAGAAAAATCTATAATTACAAATTATGCTTCAACAGCTTTCATTGCGCTTTTAAAAGCATCTTTGATTTTATCTACATAATCTAATTTTTCCCACGTAAAGAACTCTACTTCACGCTCTTCTACTGTTGTAGTTTGGCTAGTAACATTTCCTTTCTGTTCTGTTTTGATAGTAGAGAAAGTTACTTTTTCTGAATACGATTCACGTCCCATGTGTCCGTAAGCAGCTGTAGGAGAGAAAATTGGGTTAGTAAGTCCTAAACGCTCAATGATAGCAGAAGGACGCATATCAAAGATTTCGTTTAATTTTTCTGCAATTTGTCCGTCTGTCAAATCTACTTTAGAAGTTCCGTAGGTTTCAACAGAAAGAGAAACTGGTTTTGCTACACCGATTGCATACGCTACTTGTACAAGAGCTTCATCTGCAATACCAGCAGCTACTAAGTTTTTAGCAATATGACGAGTTGCGTAAGCAGCACTTCTATCTACTTTAGAAGAATCTTTTCCAGAGAAAGCACCTCCACCGTGTGCGCCTTTTCCTCCATACGTATCAACGATAATTTTACGTCCTGTAAGACCAGCATCTCCGTGAGGACCTCCAATAACGAATTTTCCTGTTGGGTTGATATGGAAAACAGTATTGTCTGTAATTAAGTCTTTAGAAATAACACGAGGAATAACGATGTTCTTCACATCTTCATTGATTTTAGCAAGCATATTTGCTTCCGTATCAAAATCATCGTGTTGAGTAGAAACTACTACTGTATGTACGTGAACAGGCTGATTGTTGTCATCATACTGGATAGTAACTTGTGCCTTTGCATCTGGACGTAAATAAGGCATCAAATCAGATTCTTCTTTACGAATTTTGGCAAGTTCTTTTACAATTCGGTGAGAGAAAGCAAGTGCCATTGGCATATACTCAGGAGTTTCTTTAGTAGCATAACCAAACATCATTCCTTGGTCGCCTGCACCTTGGTCTTCGTTTTCTCTGTCCACACCTTGTGCAATATCTGGAGACTGGCTATGAAGTGTAACTACAACACCACAAGATTCAGCATCAAAACGATATTTATCGCTATTGTAACCAATTTTTTGAATTGTTTTGCGAGCTACTTCAGAAATATCAACATACGCTTTTGTTGTTACTTCACCAGCCACTACGGCAAGTCCAGTAGTTACAAGCGTTTCACAAGCTACTCTTGATTTTGGGTCTTGAGCAAGCATTGCATCCAATACAGCGTCAGAGATTTGGTCAGAGATTTTATCTGGGTGTCCTTCAGATACAGATTCAGAAGTGAACAAATAAGCCATTCGTATAAATTTAGAAAAATGAAGTGAATTAATTTTTTCTTAGTAGTTGATAAGCCTATAAGTTAATATGACTTATTAAAACAGTATTTTATGATTAAAAAATTCTATTGCTACTACCTATTTTAAGCAAGCAAAAATACAAACCTAAATGTAAATAACAAAAATATTACTCTATTATCCAGCCTAAATACACTATAATTTACTTACAAAGTCGTTTAAGAACAAAGAAAGAGGATTCTTTTTACTCTGTTTGATAACATGAATTTGAAATTAAACATAGGCTTTTTATTAAAGGTTATTACAGTTATTTGTGTAGGTCAGACTTCCAGTCTGACGACAAAGATTAAAAAGACTTTATTTCAGTCAGAAACTAAGTTTTTGACTTTACTGACCAGTCTGGAAGACTGGTGTACAAAATTAACTGTGATAACGTTTATTGTTTTAAAAAAAAGATTAGATAAAGTTATTAGTTCGCTCTAACGAGACTGACTTCACTTAATTAAGGTCAGTGCCGAATGAAAAACATGAGACATATAAAATAGCAACATAAAAAAAGACTGACCTTTTCGGACAGTCTTTTTTCTATCATAACTTATATTTTGTTATTAATAGTGCTTGTTATATTCCAGCTTTTTCTAAAGCAGCTTGAAGCTTAGGAACAACATCAAAAGCATCTCCTACAACACCGTAGTCAGCAGACTTGAAGAATGGAGCTTCCTCGTCTTTATTAATTACTACAATCGTTTTAGAAGAGTTTACTCCAGCAAGGTGCTGAATAGCTCCAGAAATACCTACTGCAATATACAATGAAGGAGCGACTTTGATTCCTGTCTGACCTACGTGTTCGTGGTGAGGTCTCCAATCCATATCAGAAACAGGTTTTGAACAAGCTGTTGCTGCACCCAATGTTTTAGCAAGGTTTTCAATCATATCCCAATTTTCAGGACCTTTAAGTCCACGACCAGCCGAAACAACTAAATCTGCTTCTGGTAATAAAATATCTCCTTCTTGTTTCTTAACATCAGTTACTTTAACAGCAAAATCTTTAGCTCCGTATTCTGGACTAAATGCTTCTACTGTAGCTGCGCCACTTCCTGTTTCTTCTACACCGATAGCATTTTTAGCAATCGTAAGAATTTTGATTTCTCCTTCTAGTTTTGTGTCTGCAAATGCTTTTCCTGTATAAACACCTCTACGAACAACAAAACCATTGTCTGTTTGAGGAAGAGCTACAACGTTTGAAGCTACTGTTGCTTTTAATTTTACACCTACTCTTGGTGCTGCTGCATCTACGGTAGAAGAGCGAGACATTACTACTGCATTTGCTCCTACTTTCTGTGCTGCTGCTGCAATAGCACTAGCGATAGCACTTACTGGACGAGTAGAAAGTTTGTCATCACTTACTTGCAAAACCGTTTTTACACCATATTTTCCTAGGTCTTCCAAACCTTCTGCTTTGTCTGTAACTAAAGCTGTTACATCACCTGCACTCATTTTTGCAGCATACGTTAAAGCCTCTAAAGACGACTTCTTTACTGCATTATTATCTGCTTCTATATATACTAAAACTGACATGTTTTATTAAATTTAATGTTTTTGATATGAATTTTTTAAGTTCAAAAGAGTTATCTAATAAATAAAATGGTTTAATTAATCGTTAAAAATTAATCATTGATAATTTATTTATAGAACTTTCGCTTCTTCTTTCAAGAGTCTTACAAGCTCGTCAAGGTTATCTGCATCAATCATTTTTACATTACCACGCTCTGCAGGTAGTTCATAATTAACAACTTCTGTTGGAGCAGATTCTGTTGTAGGTTCAATAACCTCTAATGGCTTCTTACGAGCCATCATAATTCCACGCATGTTAGGGATTTTCCACTCTGCAATTGGCTCTTGACAACCTGCTACAAATGGCATTTCACACTCTACATACTCTTTTCCTCCTTCAATCTCACGTCCCATTTTGGCAACATTACCATTTACTTCAAGGGTCATACAAGGTGCAACACAAGGCATATCTAACATTTCAGCTACCATTCCGTGTACTTGTCCACCGTTGTAATCACTTGCCTCACGTCCCATCAAAATCATATCAAAGTTTTTATCTTTTGCATACGCTGCAATTTGTTCTGCTACGAAATAAGCATCTTTAGGGTGTGCATTGATACGAACAGCGTTGTCTGCTCCGATAGCCAATGCTTTACGGATAGTAGGTTCTGTATCTGCTTCTCCTACATTGAGGACAGTAAGTTTTCCTCCACTTGCATCTTTAAGTTCTACGGCACGAGCAAGCGCATAATCATCATAAGGCCCAATAATAAACTGTACGCCGTTTTTATCTAATTCTGTACCATTAAATTTAATTTTTGTTGTTGTGTCAGGTACATGACAAATGCAAACTAATATGTTCATATAAAGAGATTGGTAAAAACAAGTTAAAAAATGAGTAATTCCTTTTCCTAATTTTCTGAAATAATAATGGTAAAAAGGAATGATTAACAAAATTGTTTGGTATGTGTGTATTCTAACTGCGAATATACGGCATCTTCTCCAAAAGCGCAATTTTGCAAAAGATTGTTTTACCTTTGTGTATTATCATCTCTGATTTAAAAAACACTATAAAATGCGTTATTTCATTATTTATAAGCCCTATCAAATGCTTTGTCAGTTTTCTAAGGAGGGCGACAAAGAAACACTAGCAGATTTGCCCTTCGATTTTCCAAAAGACATTTATCCAGTGGGAAGACTAGACACAGACAGTGAAGGACTTCTTATTCTGACCAACGATAAAAAGCTCAATCATAAACTTTTAAATCCTCAATTTGCTCACAAACGCACATATTATGTACAGGTAGATGGACAAATCCATAAAGCTGCGATTCAGCATTTAGAAGAAGGCATTACAATTCGTGTCAAAAAGAAGGACTATTTTACCAAACCTGCTAAGGCAGAAATTATTAGTGAACCAAACCTACCTCCACGTAATCCTCCTGTGCGTTACCGTGCTTCTATTCCTACCTCTTGGATTTCTCTTACTCTTACAGAAGGAAAAAATAGACAAGTAAGGCACATGACAGCAGCCGTAAAGTTTCCTACATTGAGACTAGTACGTTTTGCTATTGAAGGAATTGAGCTTGGAGAAATGCAATCTGGAGACATTATAGAGCTTTCTGGCACAGAACTTTATGAAAAATTGGGAATGAAATCATAACCAAACAACAACAAAATCATTATTTGGATTGCTAAAATTGTGATACGATAAAGGAAGCCATTGTGTAGGAAGTATATTGCTTTTGATTCGTCCCAACAGTTGATTTTTACTGTCGAACTTAACATTCAAATCTTCTTTAAAGAAAAGTCCTTCAATATCTGCATATTTGTACAAGGCTTCTTTGGCTGACCAAAACAAAGTTTGAGTAGCTAAGTTTTGAGCGTTTTTTTGTTCTCTTTCGCTCATGACACGAGGAAAAACTCGGCTGATTTTGGAAACTTGTGATTGAATATCAATGCCAACTTCTTTTTCTATATCTATAATAGCTGCACAATAAGGGAAATCGTGAGAGATAGACAAGTTGAGATTTGTATTTTCACTCAAAAAAGGTTTTCCTGTTGGAGTTTTGTCTAAAAATGTATAGTCTAAATGTAGTTTCTTTACCAAAGTTTTGACTGATAAACGAACGGCCAAACGCTCCAGTTTTTTTTCTATCTGTCTTTGCTGTAATTTTTCATTAGAACTAGCTACTGAATACTTGCTATTTACATATTCCTTGTCTTCCTTTGGAAGTTGGTCTTCAAAAAAAGAAGTAGTTTCTGTGATTTGCCAAATAGCAACCAAATGTTGGGGAGTTTTTTCTAAAATTTGTA
The Bernardetia sp. genome window above contains:
- the metK gene encoding methionine adenosyltransferase, yielding MAYLFTSESVSEGHPDKISDQISDAVLDAMLAQDPKSRVACETLVTTGLAVVAGEVTTKAYVDISEVARKTIQKIGYNSDKYRFDAESCGVVVTLHSQSPDIAQGVDRENEDQGAGDQGMMFGYATKETPEYMPMALAFSHRIVKELAKIRKEESDLMPYLRPDAKAQVTIQYDDNNQPVHVHTVVVSTQHDDFDTEANMLAKINEDVKNIVIPRVISKDLITDNTVFHINPTGKFVIGGPHGDAGLTGRKIIVDTYGGKGAHGGGAFSGKDSSKVDRSAAYATRHIAKNLVAAGIADEALVQVAYAIGVAKPVSLSVETYGTSKVDLTDGQIAEKLNEIFDMRPSAIIERLGLTNPIFSPTAAYGHMGRESYSEKVTFSTIKTEQKGNVTSQTTTVEEREVEFFTWEKLDYVDKIKDAFKSAMKAVEA
- a CDS encoding electron transfer flavoprotein subunit alpha/FixB family protein, with translation MSVLVYIEADNNAVKKSSLEALTYAAKMSAGDVTALVTDKAEGLEDLGKYGVKTVLQVSDDKLSTRPVSAIASAIAAAAQKVGANAVVMSRSSTVDAAAPRVGVKLKATVASNVVALPQTDNGFVVRRGVYTGKAFADTKLEGEIKILTIAKNAIGVEETGSGAATVEAFSPEYGAKDFAVKVTDVKKQEGDILLPEADLVVSAGRGLKGPENWDMIENLAKTLGAATACSKPVSDMDWRPHHEHVGQTGIKVAPSLYIAVGISGAIQHLAGVNSSKTIVVINKDEEAPFFKSADYGVVGDAFDVVPKLQAALEKAGI
- a CDS encoding electron transfer flavoprotein subunit beta/FixA family protein; translation: MNILVCICHVPDTTTKIKFNGTELDKNGVQFIIGPYDDYALARAVELKDASGGKLTVLNVGEADTEPTIRKALAIGADNAVRINAHPKDAYFVAEQIAAYAKDKNFDMILMGREASDYNGGQVHGMVAEMLDMPCVAPCMTLEVNGNVAKMGREIEGGKEYVECEMPFVAGCQEPIAEWKIPNMRGIMMARKKPLEVIEPTTESAPTEVVNYELPAERGNVKMIDADNLDELVRLLKEEAKVL
- a CDS encoding pseudouridine synthase, with the protein product MRYFIIYKPYQMLCQFSKEGDKETLADLPFDFPKDIYPVGRLDTDSEGLLILTNDKKLNHKLLNPQFAHKRTYYVQVDGQIHKAAIQHLEEGITIRVKKKDYFTKPAKAEIISEPNLPPRNPPVRYRASIPTSWISLTLTEGKNRQVRHMTAAVKFPTLRLVRFAIEGIELGEMQSGDIIELSGTELYEKLGMKS
- a CDS encoding 4'-phosphopantetheinyl transferase family protein, with the translated sequence MPLQILEKTPQHLVAIWQITETTSFFEDQLPKEDKEYVNSKYSVASSNEKLQQRQIEKKLERLAVRLSVKTLVKKLHLDYTFLDKTPTGKPFLSENTNLNLSISHDFPYCAAIIDIEKEVGIDIQSQVSKISRVFPRVMSEREQKNAQNLATQTLFWSAKEALYKYADIEGLFFKEDLNVKFDSKNQLLGRIKSNILPTQWLPLSYHNFSNPNNDFVVVWL
- a CDS encoding leucine-rich repeat domain-containing protein; this translates as MKEYKRDIIIIFSAFALVMIASIIFRMFIGKALFHSIFSDVLLLLITGVASCIIAASYAVFFILKKKFLVQFRKSYSIIFASLCVLICCSLVYNIYEHQESIKKYGTSIGYDGTLEERLEHGIKTNKNWQQDSSLFISDAKDSVLPSNIQKFQHIKSLYISETNIKTLPKELSKFQNLTRLSLSNNKIDTLPEVIFELEQLQELTLGNNNLKYISPNIKKLQNLKFLILWGQLVGGESNTNLPKEIGELKNLTILSLSVPNTDALPQNLKNAENIYSLTLADTRFDEFPPLIFEMTNLEHLTLFFDFGTILPPIPDDFQKLTKLKSFTIRGCNRTPEQKERLQELLPSLEIEW